In the genome of Alphaproteobacteria bacterium, the window AGCCAACTTCGGAACCGAAGTTGAGGTGCTCTCGGAGGATGAGCGCAAGCAGTGGGCTGCCGCGTTGCCGCCAATGGCAAAGGAGTGGGCTACACGCGCCAATGCGCAGGGCTTGCCCGGGACACAGATTCTGAAGCGCTACATGGATGCCATGCGGGCCAACAATCAGCCGCTGCTCCGACATTGGGATCGCGACTAAGCGTCCAAGTTCGTCTCATGAACACGTGTAGAGCGTGCAGCCACTCCCAAGCTCCCACTAAAGCGGTCACAGGGTGACCGCTTCTTTTCTCATGACCTTGGGGATTCATGTGGTTCACACACCAATCTCTTGCGATCCCGGTTGTTTCGATCAACCAATCGACATCGCTAAAGTCCGTTTAACAATCGAGAACCATTCGGGAGGATCAAGATGCAACTAAGTCGAGACGACCTGCTGTCGGCCTACAGCACAATGGTGACCATCCGAGAATTCGAAGAGCGTGTCGCCGCGGAATTCGAGACCGGCGATATGCCGGGCTTCGTTCACCTGTACGCCGGCGAGGAAGCTATTGCCGTCGGCGCTTGCCTCGACCTGGACGACACCGATGTCATTGGCAGCACCCATCGCGGCCATGGTCATTGCATTGCAAAAGGTTGCGACATCACGGGCATGATGCTCGAGTTGTTCGGTCGGAAAGACGGGTTGTGCGGCGGCAAGGGCGGCTCGATGCACATCGCCGATCTGGACAAGGGCATGCTGGGTGCCAACGGCATCGTCGGCGCTGGCGCGCCGCTGATTATCGGCGCAGGCCTGACCGCCAAGACACTCAAGAACGGCGGCGTGGCAATTGGTTTCGTGGGCGACGGCGCCACAAACCAGGGTGCCGTGTTCGAATCCATGAACCTTGCCGTCGTCCTCGATCTGCCAGTCGTATTCGTATTCGAGAACAACTACATCGGCGAGGGCACGGGTGTTGAATACTCGGTCGGCTCGGGCGACATCGCCGGACGTGCATCGGGATTCGGTATGCCCGTGGAAAAGGTCGATGGACGTGACTTCTTTGCTGTCCACGAGGCGATGCGTGCCTGTATCGAACGCGCACGCAAGGGTGACGGTCCATCGGGAATCGAAGCTCTTTCGCCACGTTACTACGGACACTTCGAGGGTGATCCGCAGGCCTATCGCGGCAAAGGCGAAGTCGAGAAATACCGCACCGAAGACGACTGCTTGAAAATCTTCCAGCAACGCGTTGTCGAGGCCGGCCTTCTCGAAGAAAACGACATGGACGCGCTTCGCGAGAATGCGCGCAGCATAGTCGACGACGCGGTGAAGGCTGCGCGCGCGGCACCGCCCCCGGGCGCATCCGATCTTATGACCGATATCTACGTCAGCTATTAAGCGGGGGAACGAGCAATGGCTATGAAAACGATCCGCGAGGCGCTTAACGAGGCGCTGCGTCAGGAAATGGAACGCGATCCGACGGTCGTGGTGATGGGCGAAGATGTCGCCGGCGGCGCAGGCCTAGATGGAGAGGAAGACGCATTCGGTGGCGTCATGGGGGTCACCAAGGGTCTCTACGGGCAGTTCAGTGCGTCGCGGGTGATCGACACCCCCATCAGCGAGACAGCCATCATGGGTATGGCCGCCGGGTCTGCGGCGACGGGCCTGCGCCCTGTTGCCGAACTGATGTTCTGCGACTTCATGGGGGTCTGCTTCGACCAGATACTCAATCAAGCCGCCAAGTTCCGCTACATGTTCGGCGGCAAAGCGACGACCCCGATGGTGGTGCGGACCACCTATGGCGGCGGGTTGGGCGCAGCCGCGCAACACTCCCAGTGCCTCTACGGCATGTTTACGGCCGTGCCCGGCATCAAATGTGTGGTTCCGTCGAACGCCTATGACGCCAAAGGTTTGCTAATTCAAGCCATCCGCGACGACGATCCGGTCATCTTTTTCGAGCATAAGATGATGTACGATATTGAAGCCGAAGTACCCGACGAGACCTATGCAATCCCTTTCGGCGAGGCGAACATCTTGCGCGAGGGTTCCGACGTGACCATTGTCGCACTTGGTAAGATGGTGCTCGAAGCCCAAGCCGCAGCCGAGACGTTGGCCAAAGACGGGATCGAGGCCGAGGTGATCGATCTACGTACCACCTCGCCGATCGACGAAGAAACCATCCTCGAAAGCGTCGAGGAAACCGGCCGGCTCGTCGTCGTGGATGAAGCCAACCCGCGTTGCAGCATTGCCACCGACGTGGCCGGGCTGGTTGCGGGCGAAGCATTCGAGATGCTCAAGGCCCCTGTTCGCCAGGTCACCGCGCCCCACGCCCCGGTCCCTTTTGCACCGGAGCTGGAAAAACTCTACCTCCCGAATGCCGACAAGATCGTGGCGGCTGCGAAAGCGATCGCTGGTTAGGATCACGTGTCTATGGACGACCGAATACAGAAGCTGACCATGCCCAAATGGGGGCTGCAGATGCAGGCGGGCACCATCGTCGAATGGCTCGCTCCTGAGGGCAGCGAGATCAGCCATGGCGAGGAAATAGTCGAGATCGAAACCGAGAAGGTGAACAACGCCTATGAGGCACCCGTCTCAGGTCTGCTTCGCCGCCATGTCGCTGCGGTCGACCAGACGGTTCCCGTCGGCGGCCTGATCGGCGTCATCGCCCCAGCCGAAATCAATGATTCAGAAATCGACATCTTCGTGGCCAGCTTCGAAGCCGCGTTCATACCCGAGGACGCAACGGAAGACAGTCCTGCGCCCCAGACGATCGAAATCGATGGTCGCACTATCAACTATCTCGACACCGGGACCGGCGACGGTCTGCCCCTGCTTCTTGTGCATGGCATCTGCGCAGATCTCGAAAGCTGGATGTTCAACCAGCCGGCCATTGCCGACGGCCGTCGGGTGATCGCGCTGGACCTCCCGGGTCACGGCGCAAGCGACAAGAATGTCGGCGACGGCGGTATCAGTTTCTTTGCAGAAGTCGTCGCGTCGTTTCTGAGCGCGCTCGAAATCTCGCGCACGCACTTGGTCGGTCATTCGCTGGGTGGCGCGGTCTCGATCGCGTTCGCGCTCGACCGACCGGACCGGGTGGCCTCGCTCGGCCTCATCGCGCCGGCAGGGCTCGCGCCCGCCATCAACGGCGGTTTCCTCTCCGAACTCGTCGCTGCGGAAAAACGCCGT includes:
- a CDS encoding thiamine pyrophosphate-dependent dehydrogenase E1 component subunit alpha, translated to MQLSRDDLLSAYSTMVTIREFEERVAAEFETGDMPGFVHLYAGEEAIAVGACLDLDDTDVIGSTHRGHGHCIAKGCDITGMMLELFGRKDGLCGGKGGSMHIADLDKGMLGANGIVGAGAPLIIGAGLTAKTLKNGGVAIGFVGDGATNQGAVFESMNLAVVLDLPVVFVFENNYIGEGTGVEYSVGSGDIAGRASGFGMPVEKVDGRDFFAVHEAMRACIERARKGDGPSGIEALSPRYYGHFEGDPQAYRGKGEVEKYRTEDDCLKIFQQRVVEAGLLEENDMDALRENARSIVDDAVKAARAAPPPGASDLMTDIYVSY
- a CDS encoding alpha-ketoacid dehydrogenase subunit beta, coding for MAMKTIREALNEALRQEMERDPTVVVMGEDVAGGAGLDGEEDAFGGVMGVTKGLYGQFSASRVIDTPISETAIMGMAAGSAATGLRPVAELMFCDFMGVCFDQILNQAAKFRYMFGGKATTPMVVRTTYGGGLGAAAQHSQCLYGMFTAVPGIKCVVPSNAYDAKGLLIQAIRDDDPVIFFEHKMMYDIEAEVPDETYAIPFGEANILREGSDVTIVALGKMVLEAQAAAETLAKDGIEAEVIDLRTTSPIDEETILESVEETGRLVVVDEANPRCSIATDVAGLVAGEAFEMLKAPVRQVTAPHAPVPFAPELEKLYLPNADKIVAAAKAIAG
- a CDS encoding acetoin dehydrogenase dihydrolipoyllysine-residue acetyltransferase subunit, coding for MDDRIQKLTMPKWGLQMQAGTIVEWLAPEGSEISHGEEIVEIETEKVNNAYEAPVSGLLRRHVAAVDQTVPVGGLIGVIAPAEINDSEIDIFVASFEAAFIPEDATEDSPAPQTIEIDGRTINYLDTGTGDGLPLLLVHGICADLESWMFNQPAIADGRRVIALDLPGHGASDKNVGDGGISFFAEVVASFLSALEISRTHLVGHSLGGAVSIAFALDRPDRVASLGLIAPAGLAPAINGGFLSELVAAEKRRGARLALSQLVHDADLVSRDMIERFLRYKRTDGVPEALSVIMAGTFDDDRQISVFADRLSKIIAPILCIWGDQDQVIPPSHADNLPTGATVHRLANTGHLPHMENAAQVSALLATFATENE